In a genomic window of Vigna angularis cultivar LongXiaoDou No.4 chromosome 6, ASM1680809v1, whole genome shotgun sequence:
- the LOC108343747 gene encoding violaxanthin de-epoxidase, chloroplastic has protein sequence MATWGAHSMLLSHGEGTCAPNVSVKAGLTVRGDLRFHRTRKFKYAPRVVVLKVFYTARKPTRLCLFKPYCSLGGKHNQGMDYSSRATTIQVPRIFKFLADRMLVVLNYWNWNNLRIMGIAGLLVSILMITPSADAVDALKTCACLLKDCRLELAKCLSNPSCAANIACLQTCNNRPDETECQIKCGDLFENSVVDEFNECAVSRKKCVPKKSDVGEFPAPNPDVLVNSFNIADFSGKWFITSGLNPTFDAFDCQLHEFHTESNKLVGNLTWRIRTPDAGFITRSAEQKFVQDPSYPGILYNHDNEYLHYQDDWYILSSKIENKPDDYVFVYYRGRNDAWDGYGGAVVYTRSAVLPESIVPELERAAKNVGRDFSKFIKTDNTCGPEPSLVERLEKKVEEGEETIVKEVEQLEEEVEKVGKTEVTLFQKLAEGFKVFQEDEENFLKGLSKEEMEILNDLKMEAREVEKLFGNALPIRKLR, from the exons ATGGCAACGTGGGGTGCACATTCAATGTTGTTATCCCATGGGGAAGGCACATGCGCTCCCAACGTATCTGTAAAAGCAGGCCTTACTGTTAGAGGCGATTTAAGGTTTCACAGAAcgagaaaatttaaatatgctCCTCGAGTGGTAGTGCTCAAAGTGTTTTACACTGCCAGAAAGCCAACACGTTTGTGCTTGTTTAAACCTTATTGTAGTTTAGGGGGGAAACACAACCAAGGGATGGATTATTCTTCACGTGCTACTACTATACAAGTACCACGG ATATTCAAATTCCTTGCTGACCGAATGCTTGTTGTTCTCAATTATTGGAATTGGAATAATTTACGCATCATGGGAATAGCTGGCTtattggtatcaattttaatgaTCACTCCATCAGCTGATGCTGTTGATGCTCTTAAAACTTGTGCTTGCTTATTGAAGGATTGCAG GTTGGAACTGGCTAAGTGTCTTTCAAACCCATCTTGTGCTGCCAATATTGCCTGTCTCCAAACTTGCAACAATCGACCTGATGAGACTGAATGTCAA ATTAAATGTGGGGACCTGTTTGAAAACAGTGTGGTTGATGAATTCAATGAGTGTGCAGTCTCACGGAAGAAATGTGTACCTAAGAAATCTGATGTGGGAGAATTTCCTGCTCCAAATCCTGATGTCCTTGTTAATAGCTTCAACATTGCGGATTTCAGTGGCAAATGGTTCATCACTAGTGGCTTAAATCCTACCTTTGATGCCTTTGACTGCCAATTACACGAGTTCCACACAGAATCCAATAAGCTTGTGGGTAATTTGACATGGAGAATACGGACTCCGGATGCTGGATTTATTACTAGGTCCGCTGAACAGAAATTTGTTCAAGATCCTTCCTATCCTGGGATCCTATACAATCATGACAACGAGTACCTTCACTATCAAGATGACTG GTATATTTTGTCATCAAAGATTGAGAATAAACCAGATGACTACGTATTTGTATACTACCGAGGCAGAAACGATGCATGGGATGGTTATGGAGGTGCTGTTGTGTACACAAGAAGTGCAGTTTTGCCAGAATCTATAGTTCCTGAACTTGAAAGAGCAGCCAAGAATGTAGGAAGAGACTTTAGCAAATTCATCAAGACAGATAACACATGTGGACCAGAGCCTTCCCTGGTGGAAAGGTTGGAGAAAAAGGTAGAGGAAGGAGAGGAGACCATTGTGAAGGAAGTTGAACAGTTAGAAGAAGAGGTGGAGAAGGTGGGGAAAACAGAGGTCACATTGTTTCAGAAGTTGGCAGAAGGGTTCAAAGTATTTCAAGAAGATGAGGAAAACTTCTTGAAAGGGCTttcaaaagaagaaatggaGATACTTAATGACCTCAAAATGGAAGCCAGAGAAGTAGAGAAGCTCTTTGGAAATGCCTTGCCCATAAGGAAACTAAGATAA